GTTGGATAGATTTTCAAAAATTTCCTCCGTTTGCTCACCCGCCGGTTGAAACGACTCTCCTGCGCTGGAACACAACCGCGTACTCCAAAGATGGCGCATCCCTTTCTTTTCGACAACGATGTGATTTCGCGACAGCCGGCGCTTTGTGATTCGATCCGAGCTTTCAACATGATAGGCCAACAACGCAATTTTTGCTCCTGACGAAGGAGGTTGTTGCACGATTGAAACAGCAAGTGGGTTATCTGCGGTTTCTGCCAACAGCGGACTTTCACGCACGCGACCAACTTGGTTCATCACATCGCTTAGAAATACACGGCGAAAGATCGCTGTTTCTGGCGACAGGCCAAGCCGTTCGCAGGCGGCACAATAACGCTCAACAAGCCCGTCAATTTGGCACCCAAGACCACTTATGTCCGGGGCCTCAACGGAAAAATAATACTCCCACCCGCCGTTCACTCCTTCGAAGCACTTTGCCACCACACCGTCTTCGATAAAGGCGGTATGACGCGGCCCGCAATTCTGGAGATTGAACGATTTCCCATCTGGGCTTGCGGCCCTCTTCTCCAGTGCAATGTTTGTCACGATCAATTCACCTTAATTGGATGATCGGGGAAGGTAAGCTGGTCGCGGTCGCGCCAGCTTGGACGGACATAGTTAATTTCCAATAATCGCCGAACCCCATGGATTGGGCGCTTATCAAACCCGTGCCAAGTGTTTTCGCCAGGAACAAAAATCACTGCGGAGTCAAATTCGGCAGAGCTTCGCCCGATCCACTTTCGATCTTCGTCGTAGATATCAGTTCCCCAATTTTTCACCTCAGGGCCGGTGCATAGATATACGACCATCGAAAATAATTTCTCGGGAATATCGTGATGTGGTTCCAACCACGCACCATCGGTATCTTGGATATATTCCATACGCAGATAGCTACCCTCAACTTCTATTTCACATGTTTTAGCCAACAGACGCGCAATTTCGGGGCGCTGGAGCGCTTCGGCAAAGGCTTGGATTGAGGAAAAGTTTTCACGTAGCGATGGCGTGAAAAAGCATCTCTTGTCGTTGTGCAAATCGCGGACCCCACCGCAGTCATCAATAATCGGTGGCGCGATCGGTAAAGTTAGAATGCCAGTGCAGATATCCTCCGGCAGCACGTCGGACAGAAGCCAATGGGTATAGGGTTGATCATTGCGAGTTGACCCCGTCAGTGCACCCGAAAAATGAGTCGCGATGTCCGTCACCTCGGGTACCGGAGGGTAATTCATGATAACAACCTTCTATCTGAGACCATTAATTTAAAGAGAAATAGCTTCATGGTGCAGTCAAGACACAGCAAAAGGCAGGTGAGTACCCGCACCCGGTAATATCCCCCGAACTTCTCCGGTCAGTAACTTTTCAATTTTCGTAACACTCATAAGGTCCAAATTCGCGCCAATTGACTTTGAACTGAGCTAGATTCTGCACAAATTCGGGGCACGGTGAGTTGATCCAGATCAAATTCAGTGGTCTTTTTTGATTTTGTCAGCAACACGCACGAGCGTTTTTATAGATAGAGCCATACCGCGTTCCATACGCGTGAAAATCTTATTGAGAATGAAGTCTCGGTTAGGCTCAACACAGCCGACGCGAACGTCCACTCTGGGTCATTTTCAGACCTAATCACCTATATCCAATGATGTCCACTATACCCACGATACGCGGACATCATAGGCTATTACTTACCCGAGCCCAAAGTGTTCACAAGTTTCACCTAGCGCCTGAGCACGCCCTAACTAATGAATTTTTTTGCCGGTTCTTTTGAGATTTGACTTGGATCAAGGCCCCTTTTGTTAAAGGTGCTAGAATAAATTGGGATAAAGTTTTCACCTTACAGCCGTGGAAAACTAGCGATGGGCAGACGTGTTCTAACCCTCGTTGCCGGAGTATCATTTTCAGTGGTGCTTGTGGTGTTGCTCACGAATTTATCTT
The genomic region above belongs to Rhodospirillaceae bacterium and contains:
- a CDS encoding 2OG-Fe(II) oxygenase, which produces MNYPPVPEVTDIATHFSGALTGSTRNDQPYTHWLLSDVLPEDICTGILTLPIAPPIIDDCGGVRDLHNDKRCFFTPSLRENFSSIQAFAEALQRPEIARLLAKTCEIEVEGSYLRMEYIQDTDGAWLEPHHDIPEKLFSMVVYLCTGPEVKNWGTDIYDEDRKWIGRSSAEFDSAVIFVPGENTWHGFDKRPIHGVRRLLEINYVRPSWRDRDQLTFPDHPIKVN